A window from Herbaspirillum sp. meg3 encodes these proteins:
- a CDS encoding S-layer family protein: MTTMNKLTRTRPAKKINPALKPACVAVLTAWCGLTVLPAHALDAGALPTNGQITAGSGSIGQSGNTMTVTQTSDRMAATWNTFNIGSSATVNFVQPTSSSVALNRVTSGDASQILGQLNANGKVYLINPSGILFGAGSSVNVGGLVASTLNISDANFMAGKNIFEAEGAGGSVINQGNITATDGGYVALLGAQVRNEGNIVARLGSVVLAAGEKMSLDFNGDGLINVEVSNATLNANVVNQGLLQADGGTVIMTARATDAMLSNVVNNSGVIEARSLQNRNGSILLDGGDAGIVANSGTLNVSGVNAGETGGTAKVLGQYVGLFDGTRIDASGDTGGGTVLVGGNYQGGGTERQAEAVYMGGDATIKADAITSGNGGSVVLWSTGSTRFYGDISAQGAGATGRGGVVETSGHDLEVNGLVHLGAASGLGGDWLIDPYNINITSAANATGATSTAPFTSSGASSSNLSSATLNASLSEGANVRVYTTSVGGTSGDINVLDNVKAVGNASLTLQAHRNIVMSNFSISNATGKSLNVSLFSNFNNSGNGSISLTNSTISTNGGYLTMSGGLDPATGSAGTAVNSTSAILISGSTLNTSGGNVTIRGAIASNVTTNSSAVQITGSTIDAGGGSITILANQSSTTSTGDAFILTGGSRVVTNGSGSISVDSTNLGNGNGTRIFSTNNTIAAAGSGNVTISGNATSGFGVLVCSTAATSSQTITVGSGALTIKANSNGFAGAGRGVYLAAGGTGSVVLNSTAGGTINVNGNSTGSYGTVLNSTGASSLISINTAGNININGTTSGGTTPALALIASGNGTSSAVGSQVNVTSTAGNITMTANNNVINNSSGSFKALSLDAGGQYAAVNIKTTAGNISLNGTSASGRGVDIAPSALNAVINIGTTSGNIAINGNSTNSFGGYGIFFNSSGSATGVNVTTVNGDITLRGDSVGTSDAIALGGNGTASVNNISSQGGNITLNGNFHSPNVPELDHGIAILNVTNKIQTTGSGNVTLIGNAADQGDGVSLYSNGNALLSVENGALSITGSSVYGDGISVLTGTSVIRATGSGSVSLTGTSVNAGGITIYPSTNASSAVISTNTGKLALTGTSGSASSTAGITIRSPSSGAAAGVKIQSSSGDIALTGSGNGAGEGIAFVGSSTNGFNTVSTSGSGNVTVNATGNGGYGLRFNGGTNLLQVADGILAITGRAPNGAALGQSGDATTFAATGTGLVILNFGNGISNILTNPLTAPVTTVLQTQLAGNTWNLPGGNSNVFSPFNESARRMNIELASAGPIAADAPTDTSPTLTPTNTSTQGNQ, translated from the coding sequence ATGACGACGATGAACAAGCTCACTCGCACCCGTCCCGCCAAAAAAATCAATCCGGCGCTCAAGCCGGCCTGCGTCGCCGTCCTCACCGCCTGGTGCGGTCTGACGGTGCTGCCGGCGCACGCGCTGGACGCCGGCGCCTTGCCGACCAACGGCCAGATCACCGCCGGCAGCGGCAGCATCGGCCAAAGCGGCAACACGATGACGGTCACGCAAACCTCCGATCGCATGGCGGCGACCTGGAACACGTTCAACATCGGCAGCAGCGCGACCGTCAACTTTGTGCAGCCGACGTCCTCGTCGGTCGCGCTCAACCGCGTGACCTCGGGCGATGCATCGCAGATCCTCGGCCAGCTTAACGCCAACGGCAAGGTCTATCTGATTAATCCATCCGGCATCCTGTTCGGGGCCGGTTCGTCAGTCAATGTCGGCGGTCTGGTCGCCAGCACGCTGAACATTTCCGACGCCAACTTCATGGCCGGCAAGAACATCTTTGAAGCGGAAGGTGCAGGCGGCTCGGTCATCAATCAGGGCAACATCACTGCAACCGACGGCGGCTATGTCGCACTGCTAGGCGCACAGGTGCGCAATGAAGGCAACATCGTTGCGCGCCTCGGCAGCGTGGTGCTGGCCGCCGGTGAAAAGATGTCGCTGGACTTTAACGGCGACGGCCTGATCAATGTTGAAGTCAGCAACGCCACACTTAACGCCAACGTCGTCAATCAAGGCCTGCTGCAAGCCGACGGCGGCACGGTCATCATGACGGCGCGTGCGACTGATGCCATGCTGTCGAACGTCGTCAACAATAGCGGCGTGATCGAGGCGCGCAGCCTGCAGAATCGCAATGGCAGCATCCTGCTCGATGGCGGTGATGCGGGCATCGTCGCCAACAGCGGCACGCTGAATGTCTCCGGCGTCAACGCCGGTGAGACCGGCGGCACGGCAAAAGTGCTCGGCCAATACGTCGGCCTGTTCGACGGCACACGCATCGACGCCTCCGGCGACACCGGCGGCGGCACCGTGCTGGTCGGTGGCAACTATCAGGGCGGCGGTACGGAGCGTCAGGCCGAAGCCGTGTACATGGGTGGCGACGCCACCATCAAGGCGGATGCCATCACCAGCGGCAATGGCGGCTCGGTGGTGCTGTGGTCAACCGGCAGCACGCGCTTCTACGGCGACATCAGTGCGCAAGGTGCCGGCGCGACGGGACGTGGCGGAGTCGTGGAAACTTCCGGCCATGATCTGGAAGTCAATGGACTGGTACATCTGGGCGCGGCATCCGGACTGGGTGGCGACTGGCTGATCGACCCTTACAATATCAATATCACCAGCGCAGCCAATGCCACCGGCGCCACCTCGACAGCACCGTTTACATCAAGCGGCGCCTCCAGCTCCAATCTGAGTTCAGCAACGCTCAATGCTTCGCTGTCGGAAGGCGCCAACGTACGTGTCTACACAACATCCGTGGGCGGCACTTCAGGCGACATCAACGTGCTTGACAACGTCAAGGCGGTCGGTAATGCGTCGCTGACCTTGCAGGCACATCGCAACATCGTGATGAGTAATTTCTCGATCAGCAACGCCACTGGAAAGTCATTGAATGTGTCGTTGTTTTCCAACTTCAACAATTCCGGTAATGGCTCGATCTCCTTAACCAACAGCACAATCTCCACCAACGGCGGCTATCTGACAATGAGCGGCGGTCTGGATCCTGCCACCGGCTCGGCCGGTACCGCCGTCAACAGTACCTCGGCCATTCTCATCAGCGGTTCGACGCTCAACACCAGTGGCGGCAACGTTACCATCCGAGGCGCCATCGCCAGCAATGTGACCACCAACAGCAGCGCTGTACAAATCACCGGTTCGACTATCGATGCAGGTGGCGGCAGCATTACGATTCTTGCCAATCAGTCCAGTACGACCAGTACCGGTGACGCCTTCATCCTCACTGGTGGCAGCCGTGTCGTCACTAACGGCAGCGGTTCGATCAGTGTCGATAGCACCAATCTGGGCAACGGCAACGGCACACGTATTTTCAGCACCAACAACACTATCGCGGCAGCCGGCTCCGGCAATGTCACGATCAGCGGCAATGCAACCTCCGGCTTCGGTGTGCTGGTATGTTCGACCGCTGCCACGTCCTCGCAAACAATCACCGTCGGCAGTGGCGCACTGACCATCAAAGCCAACAGCAACGGTTTCGCAGGCGCCGGACGCGGCGTCTATCTGGCAGCCGGCGGCACTGGTTCCGTCGTCCTGAACTCCACTGCGGGTGGAACCATCAACGTCAACGGCAACAGCACCGGCAGTTACGGCACGGTGCTCAATTCCACCGGCGCCAGTTCGCTGATCAGCATCAATACTGCAGGCAACATCAATATCAACGGCACCACCTCAGGTGGCACCACCCCGGCACTGGCGCTGATCGCTTCCGGCAACGGCACCAGCTCGGCCGTCGGCTCGCAGGTCAACGTCACCAGCACCGCCGGCAACATCACGATGACGGCCAACAACAACGTGATCAATAATTCGAGCGGCTCGTTCAAGGCGCTGTCGCTGGATGCCGGCGGCCAGTATGCCGCCGTAAATATCAAGACCACCGCCGGCAATATCAGCCTCAACGGCACCAGCGCCTCGGGCCGCGGCGTCGATATCGCACCATCGGCGCTGAACGCGGTCATCAATATCGGCACGACCAGCGGCAACATCGCCATCAACGGCAACAGCACCAACAGCTTTGGCGGCTACGGTATTTTCTTCAACTCAAGCGGTAGCGCCACGGGTGTGAACGTCACCACCGTCAACGGTGACATCACCCTGCGCGGCGATTCGGTCGGGACCTCGGATGCGATTGCACTCGGTGGCAATGGCACGGCGTCGGTCAACAACATCTCGTCACAGGGCGGCAACATCACGCTCAACGGCAATTTCCATTCACCCAATGTGCCGGAGCTGGATCACGGTATCGCGATTCTCAACGTGACCAACAAGATTCAGACCACAGGTTCCGGCAATGTCACACTGATCGGCAATGCAGCAGACCAGGGTGACGGCGTGAGCCTCTACAGCAACGGCAACGCGTTGCTGAGTGTGGAGAATGGCGCACTGAGCATCACTGGCAGCAGCGTGTACGGCGATGGCATCAGCGTACTCACCGGCACCAGCGTCATCCGCGCCACCGGCAGCGGCTCAGTCAGCCTGACCGGCACCTCGGTCAACGCCGGCGGCATCACGATCTATCCGTCGACCAACGCCAGCAGCGCCGTCATCTCGACCAATACCGGCAAGCTGGCCTTGACCGGCACCAGCGGCAGCGCGTCGAGCACCGCCGGCATCACCATCCGCAGTCCAAGTTCAGGCGCAGCGGCCGGCGTGAAGATCCAGTCCAGCAGCGGCGACATCGCACTGACCGGCAGCGGAAACGGCGCGGGTGAAGGCATTGCCTTCGTCGGCAGCAGCACCAATGGCTTCAACACGGTAAGTACTAGCGGTAGCGGCAACGTGACCGTCAACGCCACCGGCAACGGCGGCTATGGCTTGCGTTTCAATGGCGGCACCAATCTGCTGCAGGTCGCGGACGGCATTCTGGCTATTACCGGCAGAGCACCAAATGGCGCGGCGCTTGGGCAATCCGGTGACGCCACCACGTTCGCAGCAACCGGCACGGGGTTAGTCATCCTGAACTTCGGCAACGGGATCAGCAACATCTTGACCAATCCGCTGACCGCTCCCGTCACTACCGTGCTGCAAACACAGCTCGCCGGCAACACGTGGAATCTCCCTGGCGGCAACAGCAATGTGTTCTCTCCATTCAATGAAAGCGCGCGTCGCATGAACATTGAGCTGGCATCCGCCGGGCCCATCGCTGCTGACGCACCAACTGATACTTCGCCCACTTTAACTCCGACCAACACCAGTACTCAAGGTAACCAATGA
- a CDS encoding argininosuccinate lyase, which produces MLTKSPSLRAMLPRHTARIAKLALVPLALMTLGTAIAADNKPAYHDAFYFLGEMNKASTVMVIENKIVPPDLGKKIVSAVDQVIRNGDQPGAKRPADYLQYEPLILAIAGPDGSRMHSGRSRQDILSTNRRLMQRERTLDLMDAMNKSKAEVLELAEKNLDTIVPAYTNGVQAQPTTFAHYLLAFSSAFGRDSTRLQEAYARLNLSPLGAGALGTSSFPVDRKRLAELLGFDGPVENSYDAAQLGALDQGMELVSLCSNAALTMGILVQDFHTQYHQPYPWIMIQEGRLTGTSSIMPQKRNPYGLNVLRLQASDIVGGAMTFQLEAHNVSPGMPDYKRDQVEKTLELTSNAFVKLADLLDNLVIDKERALQEVDADYSTTTELADILQRDSDVPFRVGHHFASDLVTYGRTNKMKPADIPFDIVQQIYTEAVKKFNFERTQFPLTQEQYKKSLTAQNMLASSKGLGGPQRAEVLRMLGVEKAKLDKDMTWVQQQRQKLAKASANLDQTFYKLGK; this is translated from the coding sequence ATGCTGACTAAATCCCCTTCTCTTCGCGCCATGCTGCCGCGCCACACAGCGCGCATCGCAAAACTTGCTCTGGTGCCGCTGGCGCTGATGACCCTCGGTACCGCTATCGCCGCCGACAACAAGCCGGCTTATCACGATGCCTTTTATTTTCTCGGCGAGATGAACAAGGCGTCTACCGTGATGGTGATCGAGAACAAGATCGTACCGCCCGACCTCGGCAAGAAGATCGTCTCGGCCGTCGATCAGGTCATCAGGAACGGTGACCAGCCGGGTGCCAAACGTCCTGCCGATTACCTGCAATACGAACCGCTGATCCTGGCCATCGCCGGCCCTGACGGCTCGCGCATGCACTCGGGCCGCAGCCGCCAGGACATCCTGTCGACCAACCGCCGTCTGATGCAACGCGAACGCACGCTGGACCTGATGGATGCGATGAACAAGTCGAAAGCGGAAGTACTGGAACTGGCAGAGAAAAATCTCGACACCATCGTGCCGGCTTACACCAACGGCGTGCAGGCGCAGCCGACGACGTTTGCCCACTATCTGCTGGCATTCTCCTCAGCGTTCGGCCGCGACAGCACGCGTCTGCAGGAAGCCTATGCGCGGTTGAACCTGAGTCCGCTCGGTGCTGGGGCGCTGGGCACATCGAGTTTTCCGGTTGATCGCAAACGTTTGGCGGAGCTGCTCGGCTTTGATGGCCCGGTGGAAAACTCCTACGACGCCGCACAACTCGGCGCGCTCGATCAGGGCATGGAACTGGTCAGCCTGTGCAGCAATGCAGCGCTGACGATGGGCATTCTGGTGCAAGACTTCCACACGCAATACCATCAACCGTATCCCTGGATCATGATCCAGGAAGGCCGCCTCACCGGCACCAGCAGCATCATGCCGCAGAAGCGCAATCCCTATGGCCTGAACGTCCTGCGCCTGCAAGCCAGCGATATCGTCGGCGGCGCCATGACCTTCCAACTGGAGGCGCACAATGTCTCGCCGGGCATGCCCGATTACAAGCGCGATCAGGTCGAAAAGACATTGGAGCTGACCTCCAACGCCTTCGTCAAACTAGCCGACTTGCTGGACAATCTGGTGATCGACAAGGAGCGCGCGCTGCAAGAAGTGGATGCCGATTATTCCACCACGACCGAACTGGCCGACATCTTGCAGCGTGATTCCGACGTGCCGTTCCGTGTGGGCCATCACTTCGCTTCGGATCTGGTCACCTACGGCCGCACCAACAAGATGAAGCCGGCGGATATTCCATTCGATATCGTGCAACAGATCTACACCGAGGCGGTGAAGAAATTCAATTTCGAGCGCACGCAGTTCCCGCTCACACAAGAGCAATACAAGAAGTCACTCACGGCACAAAACATGCTGGCATCGAGCAAGGGCCTTGGTGGCCCGCAGCGTGCAGAAGTCTTGCGCATGCTGGGTGTCGAGAAAGCCAAGCTGGACAAGGATATGACGTGGGTGCAGCAGCAACGCCAGAAGTTGGCAAAGGCGTCGGCGAATCTGGATCAGACGTTCTACAAGCTGGGAAAATAA
- the dctA gene encoding C4-dicarboxylate transporter DctA: protein MKQAFYKNAFIQMLIAIAIGILLGHLDPHLAVQMKPISDGFVRLIGMLIGVVMFALVVLGIAGMQDKMHAAKVGGKAIVYFEIMTFVSLGFGMLAANLLQPGAGSNLDLSHLAENSTQYAAKLTTTSIADFLLNIIPNSFVDAFTRNSSLQILLLAVLFGVALARQGERGRSVTSFIEAILRILFGMINLILKVAPLAAFGAMAYTIGRYGMASVLPLLHFVGAIYIASILFVCVVMGVIARVAGVNIFRLIAYIKEELLLVFFTTSSMAALPGLIEKMERMGCAKAVVRLVLPTGYTFNLNGTNMYLTMAAMFLAQAGGIDVSMWQQLSLLAIAMLTSKGATSVTGSGFIALAATLSTLQIIPVGGIVLLLGVERLMKCRSLSNVIGNCLACVVVCAWDKALDRKAMAQVLSSPS, encoded by the coding sequence ATGAAGCAAGCCTTCTACAAGAACGCCTTCATCCAGATGCTCATCGCCATCGCGATCGGCATCTTGCTCGGCCATCTCGACCCGCATCTGGCGGTGCAGATGAAGCCCATCAGCGACGGCTTCGTGCGCCTGATCGGCATGCTGATCGGCGTGGTGATGTTTGCACTTGTCGTGCTCGGCATCGCGGGCATGCAGGACAAAATGCACGCCGCCAAAGTGGGCGGCAAGGCAATTGTGTATTTTGAGATCATGACCTTCGTCTCGCTTGGCTTCGGCATGCTGGCGGCAAATCTCTTGCAACCCGGGGCCGGATCCAATCTCGATCTCTCGCATCTGGCTGAAAACAGTACACAGTACGCAGCAAAGCTGACCACCACCAGCATCGCTGATTTTTTGCTGAACATTATCCCGAATAGTTTCGTCGATGCCTTCACGCGCAACAGCAGCTTGCAGATTCTGTTGCTGGCGGTGCTGTTCGGTGTTGCGCTGGCACGGCAAGGAGAGCGTGGACGCAGTGTGACCAGCTTCATCGAGGCGATTTTGCGGATTCTGTTCGGCATGATCAATCTGATACTCAAGGTCGCACCGCTGGCGGCGTTTGGCGCGATGGCTTACACCATCGGACGCTACGGCATGGCGTCGGTGCTGCCGCTGCTGCATTTTGTCGGCGCGATTTATATCGCCAGCATTCTTTTCGTGTGCGTCGTGATGGGGGTGATTGCGCGTGTGGCGGGAGTGAATATCTTCCGTCTGATCGCTTACATCAAGGAAGAATTGCTGCTGGTGTTTTTCACCACCTCATCGATGGCGGCGTTACCGGGTCTGATCGAAAAGATGGAGCGCATGGGGTGCGCGAAGGCGGTCGTCCGGCTCGTACTGCCGACCGGTTATACCTTCAACCTTAACGGCACCAACATGTACCTGACCATGGCCGCGATGTTCCTGGCGCAGGCTGGCGGTATTGACGTCAGCATGTGGCAGCAACTGTCGTTGCTGGCGATTGCGATGCTGACCTCCAAGGGAGCAACCAGCGTGACCGGTTCCGGTTTCATCGCATTGGCGGCGACGCTGAGTACGTTGCAGATCATTCCCGTGGGCGGCATCGTGTTGCTGCTGGGCGTGGAACGCTTGATGAAATGCCGCTCGCTGAGTAATGTCATCGGCAACTGCCTCGCCTGCGTGGTGGTGTGTGCATGGGACAAGGCGCTGGACCGGAAGGCGATGGCGCAAGTGCTGTCATCGCCATCGTAA
- a CDS encoding LysR family transcriptional regulator yields MELRHLRYFLVVAEEQHFTRAAERLEMQQPPLSHQIRMLEKELGFDLFRRHPKGAELTAGGVAFLEEAKSILRSVELASAKAARAAQGFEGTMIIGFTSSAAAHPLIPGIIRAYRDTYPGVHLELREGNAAELTEEIEQGKVNLGFLRSPVSQPRGIGFYQLLEEEMLLILPVGHPLLEKQKQPQKSELPVISIKSLVEEQFILVRRHGAPGMYSNLIEACENAGFTPRIASEVERMLTNISLVAAGGGISVVPASMKDFHRDSVVYCRIRDARPALVAPITLVSRTASISPSEKNFLELAKKFTRQYKKT; encoded by the coding sequence ATGGAACTCCGCCACCTCCGCTACTTCCTCGTCGTCGCCGAAGAACAACATTTCACCCGTGCCGCCGAACGCCTGGAGATGCAGCAACCCCCGCTCAGCCACCAGATCCGCATGCTGGAGAAAGAACTCGGCTTCGACCTGTTTCGCCGCCACCCGAAAGGCGCGGAACTGACTGCCGGCGGAGTCGCCTTCCTCGAAGAAGCCAAATCCATCCTGCGCAGCGTCGAACTGGCCTCGGCCAAAGCAGCGCGCGCCGCGCAGGGTTTTGAAGGTACGATGATCATCGGCTTCACCAGCTCCGCCGCAGCGCACCCGCTGATCCCCGGCATCATCCGCGCCTACCGCGACACCTATCCCGGCGTGCATCTCGAGCTGCGCGAAGGCAATGCTGCTGAACTGACCGAGGAAATCGAGCAAGGAAAGGTCAATCTGGGATTTTTGCGTTCGCCGGTGAGCCAGCCGCGCGGCATCGGTTTTTATCAGTTGCTGGAAGAAGAGATGCTGCTGATTCTGCCGGTCGGCCACCCGCTGCTGGAGAAGCAAAAGCAGCCACAAAAAAGCGAACTGCCGGTCATATCGATCAAATCGCTCGTGGAAGAGCAATTCATCCTGGTGCGCCGGCATGGTGCGCCCGGGATGTATTCCAACCTGATCGAAGCTTGCGAGAATGCCGGCTTTACGCCACGCATTGCATCGGAAGTCGAACGCATGTTGACCAATATCAGTCTGGTGGCAGCAGGTGGCGGCATCTCGGTGGTGCCGGCGTCGATGAAGGACTTCCATCGCGACAGCGTTGTGTACTGCCGTATCCGCGATGCACGGCCGGCGCTGGTGGCGCCAATCACGCTGGTCAGCAGGACTGCCAGCATTTCACCGTCAGAAAAGAACTTCCTGGAACTGGCAAAAAAATTTACACGCCAGTACAAGAAGACTTAA